A window of Stigmatella erecta genomic DNA:
ACTTCTTCGACGCGAGCCGGGCGGACCTGAACTCGCTCGCCTTCGAACAGGAGCCCCAGGCGCTCGAACCCCTGCTTGCCGCCGCCGTGGAGCGGCACCAGGCGGCCGCCCGCACGGCCGGGGTGACGCTGGAGCTGGAGGGCCCCCTGGCGCTGCCGCAGCTGAACATCGACGGGGGCCGCATCCAGCACGCCGTGGAGGCCTTCGTCCTGTACCAGCTGGGCCGGTCCCACGCCGGGGAGCGCATCTTCGTGCGGGCCGTGCCGGGCCGCGCGGGGATCCGCGTCGAGGTCCAGCGCGAGGGCCTGCCCTTGTCGGAGGAAGAAGCGGGCCTTGTGTTCCAGCGCGAGGAGCGCGCCTTCCGGGAGAAGAAGCTGGAGGACGCGCTGCGCATCCACCTGGCGCTCCAGGAAGTCGAGGTCCACGGGGGCCGCGTCGGGGTGGAGACGGACACGGCCAGCACCACGCTGTACCTCTCCTTGCCGGGCTCGCTTTCCCAGGAACTCGGCGGCACAGCGGCCTTGCATCCTTGAAGGCCTCCTGAGTTCACTGGCGGGGCACGGGCGGGGCCGGTATGCTCCGTCCGCTGACTTCAGAGGAGCGGTGCGATGGGTCTCAAGATGTCGGAAATCCTGCTGATTATGGGCGTGCTGCTGCTCCTGTTCGGAGCGTCGCGGCTGCCACAACTCGGCTCGTCCTTGGGCAGCGCCATCCGCAACTTCAAGCGCGGTTTCGGTGGCGAGGGGGAGTCCGCCGCCGACGAGAAGAAGCCGCAGACCGGCACGCTCGCCAGCAGCTCCACGGTGGAGCCGGGCACCTCGGCCAAGTCGCCCAGCCACCCGGGCTGAGCCGCCGCGCTCGCGCTGCCGTGAGCCCCGCCCGCCCCGCCCCGCCCCGCGCGGAGGCAGGCCGGGCGGTTTCTCTTTGCGGGCCTCCCCCGCCCGGCGCCCCCCCTTGGACAGGAGGGGACGCACGGCGGGAGGCGGGCGCTAGTCGCCGCCCTTCCCGCCCTCGTACAGCTTGCCGATGATGGCGGCGTACTTCTGGCTGCAGAACTTGCGCTTCACCTTGAGCGTGGGCGTCAGCTCGCCGCTCTCCTGGGTGAAGTCCGCGTCCATGATCTCGAACTTCTTGAGCGTGCTGTAGGGCGGCTGATCCGAGTTGATCTTGTTGAGGATCTCCTGGACGGCGGCGCGGATCTCCGGGCGCTTGCCCAGCTCCGCGTAGGAGCTGGCCTGGACGCCCTTGTCGAGCAGCAGCTTGCGCGCGGCCTCCTCCGCCACGGTGACGAGCACCACGAGGAAGGGACGCTGATCGCCGTAGACCATCGACTGGCTGATGAGCGGGAACGTCTTCAGCGTGTTCTCGATGTTCTGCGGCGCCACGTTCTTGCCGCCCGCGGTGACGATGATGTCCTTCTTGCGGTCGGTGATGCGCAGGTAGCGGTCCGCGTCCAGCTCGCCGATGTCCCCGGTGTGGAACCAGCCATCGGCCTCCAGCGCCTCGGCGGTGGCGGTGGGGTTCTTGTAGTAGCCCTTCATCACGCACGGGCCGCGCACGAGGATCTCCCCATCCGGGGCGATCTTCAGCTCGGTGCCGGGCAGGGCCGGGCCCACGGTGCCGATCTTGATCCGGGTCGGCAGGTTGACGTTGCAGGGCGCGGACGTCTCGGTGAGGCCGTAGCCCTCCAGCACCTTGAAGCCGAGCAAGTCGAAGAAGTAGGCGATCTTCCCCGACAGCGGCGCGCCGCCGGAGATGAACAGGCGCATGTTGCCGCCGAGCTTCTCGTCGAGCGTGCCCCGCACCTTGCTGAACACCAGCTTGCGCGCCAGCGAGAACTGCAGCGAGCTGTACTCGCGCCCCTGGAGCCGCGCGTCGGCGTACTCATCGAACAGCCGGAAGGCCCAGCGGAACATCTTGCCCTTGAGCCCCGGGGCCGACGAGCCGTTGGACACGACGTTGTTGTAGACCTTCTCGAACACGCGCGGCACGGACGGCAGCACCGAGGGCCGCGTCTCCACGAGGTTGGGCAGCAGCTTGTCCACCGACTCGGCGAAGATGAGCCGGAAGGACATGCGCAGCCACGCGGCCTTCACCACCTGCGCGAACACGTGCGCCAGCGGCAGGAACAGCATCACCGAGTCCTGGGGCTCCATCAGGCCGATGGCCTGCGCGGTGCGCGCCTCGTAGGCCCAGTTGCCGTGGGTGAGGATGACGCCCTTGGGCTCGCCCGTGGTGCCCGAGGTGTAGATGAAGCCCCAGGCATCGTCCACCGCCACCTGGCGCGAGCGCTCCTCGAACGCGTCCGGCTGCGCGGCCTCCGCCGCCTTGCCCTGCGCCATGACCTCCGAGAGTGGCACCTCCCGGTCTCCCGACACGGGCCCCTCGAACACGATGACCTTGCGCACCGTGGGACAGTCCGCCAGGCGCTGGCGGATGCGCGACAGGCGGCCGATCTGCTTGGAGTCCCGCTCGTCGTTGTCCACGAGCAGGACCGACGTCTCGGAGTGGTTGAGGATGTAGCGGCACTCATCCGGCGTGTTGGAGCCGTAGATGGGCACGGTGATGGCGCGCGCGGCGGAGATGGCCAGGTCGCTCACCACCCACTGCAGCGTGGTGTTGGCGAACAGGGCCACGCGGTCTCCGGGCTTCACCCCTTGCGCCAGGAGGCCCGCGGACAGCTCCTTCACCTGCTGGAGGACCTCGCCCCACGTCACCTCTTGCCACCGCCCGTCCTTCTTGTGGGACACGGCGACCTTGGACGGATTCTTGGCCTGCTGAAGCAGCAGCTCCACCAGGTGCTGCTCGCCCCCCCCGGAGACGGGGGAGTGCATCTGACTCTCGGCTCTCACTTGAGTTCCTCCTCGATCTCCGCTTCGACCTTCTTGGACCGCGCCTGGATGAGCTGCGCTTCGGCCGGATTGTACGCCGTGCTGCCCTGCTTCACCTTCACGATGGCTTCCTGGGCCTTCGCGGCCTTGCCGTCCTTGAGCAGCGTCTCGGCCAGGTACGCGTGGGCGCGCAGGTTCTGCGGGAACTTGCCCGCCGCGCGCTCCAGGAGCTTCGCGGACTCGGCCAGGTTGCGCTTCGGCCAGGGCAGCTCGAAGTGGTAGCGCCCCTTGATGACCACCGGCCCGCCCCAGTCGAAGTCCGGATCAATGCGGATGGCCGCGTCCAGCCGCTCGTTGAACTTGCCCTCGAGCCCCTCGCCGAGCGCCTTCACGATGCCCACCGCCTGCGAGTAGGTGCCGATGCCCAGCGCCGCGTAGTACTGGCACTCGACGCGGTCCGGGGCGAGCTTCACGCCCTGCTCGCACCGGTCCCACGCCTGTTTGCCCAGCACCTTCTTGAGCCGGCTGTCCTGCGCCACATCGCCCTGCCACGTCAGCAGCCGCGCCGAGCGCCAGAGAAGCTCGTAGTCGTCCGGCGCCGCCTGCAGCTCCTTCTTCAGCGAGGCCTCCAGCTCCTTGGAGGCCGAAGCATCGGCCCTGCGCGCGTACAGGGCATCCAGGGAGGCCAGCAGCTCGGGCGGCGCGGCTTGCACCGGCCACGTGGCGAGCAACGAAAGGGCGAGCAAAATCAAGCGCATGGGCGGCGGTGTTAGCACGCGGACTCCGCCCCCAGCAACCGATGCCCGACCTGACAGGGAGGATGTGCCAGACGCTGCGCGTCAAACGCAAGAAGGGCGGCACGCGGAGTGGAAGCCCCGCATACCGCCCTTCCTGGGTTGTCTCTTCTCGGAGGAGGGGAACCGGCGGATCACGCCGCGTCGGCCGATACGTTCTCCTCGTCCTGGTTGAAGGCGACCAGGTAGCGCTCGAGGAAGCTCTTCGTCTTGAGCTCCACCTGACGCACCCGCTCCCGGGACACGCCCCACCGCTGGCCCAGCTCTTCCAGGGTCAGCGGCTTATCCTGCGTGAGACGCTCCTGGAGGATGTCCCAGCCCAGGTCGCCAATGCGCTTGCGCACCTTGACGAGGGCCTCGTGCACCTCCTGGTCCTGCTCCCGGGCCAGGTACACATCCGAGGGCGACGGGCCCCCGTCCTCCAGGCGATCCATGAAGGTGGTCTCGCCCTCCTCGTCGATGGAGGCGTCCAGCGAGAAGTCCACCATGCTGCCGCGCTCGGACTCGCCGCCGCGCACCTGGCTGCGGTTGTCCTTGAGGTAGCGGGTGATGTAGGCGCGAATCCACCAGACCGCGTAGGTGGCGAAGCGCACGTTCTTCTTGGGATCAAAGTGCTCGATCGCCTTCATCAGGCCGACGTTGCCTTCCTGAATGAGGTCATCCAGCCGGGCCCCGCGGTTGGCGAACTTCTTGGCCACCGCGACCACGAAGGCCAGGTTGGAGGTGGCGAGCGTCTGGCGGGCGGACTCGTCGCCTTTGCGGGCCGCCCTCGCGAGTTCGTACTCCTGCTCACGCGTCAGCTGGTGGTGACCGCCCAGATGACGCAGGTAGTGCGACAAACCTTCCGCCGCATACTTCGTCGTGTTGGCCATGGTTCCAAACCTCCGTTCGTTCCGAGTGCTCCGGACGCGCGCGGTAACCCCCGTGGGCGTCCATGTGGAGATAAGACGCGCAACGGCGGAAAGAGTTTCTCATTCCGATCCAGGAGGCTTTTCAGCCACGCCTGGGGAATCTTCCGCGAGGTTCCCTGAGGGACTCCTCGCAGGAACTTCCGGACTCGAACGCGCCCCCAGCGATGAGTTGCTGTGCCACTAGAAACAATCGGGCGCGGGAAAGATTTTCTCCGGGTTGAGCAGCCCTGATGGATCGAAAAAGGTTTTGAGCCGGCGTTGCAGTGCGATGACCGGCCCGGCTTGCTCCAATGCCAGGTAATCGCGTTTGGCGTGACCTACGCCGTGCTCGCCGGTGATGGTGCCGCCCAGCTCCACGGTGAGCTTCAACATCTGTTGGATGGCCTCCTCCACCAACGGCCGCTGGTGGGGCCCCTCGTAGAGGATGTTGGCGTGCAGGTTGCCGTCCCCCGCGTGACCATATGTGGCCACCAGCAGGCCCAGCCGGTCCCCCAGGGCCTTGAGCTGTTGGATGAGGTCCGGGATGCGCGAGCGGGGAACGACAATGTCCTCGGAAATCTTGTGCGGCTTGAGGCCGCGCAGCCCCGGGGAGACCAGGCGGCGGGCCGCCCAGAGCTTCTCGCGCTGCGCCTCGTTCTGGGCCACCAGGGTCTCGGTCGCCCCCATGCGGGTACAGACTTCTCCCACCTGGGCCAGCTCGGCGAGCAAGCCCTCCTCTGTACTCCCGTCCACCTCGACGATGACCGCCGACCCGGCGCCCGGCGGAAAGGGGTAGCCCTTGCCGGCGACCGCCTGGAGGGCCACCTCGTCGATGAGCTCCAGGGTCCGGGGCAGCACGCCCGAGGCCAGCACCGCCGAGACGGCGTGCGCGGCCCGCACCACCGAGTCAAAGATGACCAGGGCCGTCAGCACGTGCCGGGGCCGGGGAATGAGCTGGAGGGTGATTTCCGTGGCCACGCCGAGCGTGCCCTCGGAGCCCACGAACAGGCCCACGAGATCGTACCCCGCCACGCCTTTGATGGTGCGCCGGCCGACCCGGAGCACCTCCCCATCCGGCAACACCCACTCCAGGCCCAGGACGTAGTCGCGCGTCACCCCGTACTTGAGCGCCCGGGGCCCGCCCGCGTTCTCCGCGACGTTGCCCCCCAGCGTGCAAAATTCCCAGGAGTTCGGGTCTGGCGGGTAGAAGAGCCCCACGGCGTCCGCCGCCCGCATCAGGTCCCCGGTGATGACGCCCGGCTCCACGACGGCGGTGAGGTCCTCCGCGGAGACGGAGCGGATGCGGTTCATCCGCTCCAGGCTGACCATCACCCCTCCCCTCAAGGAGAGCGCGCCGCCGCTCTTGCCGCTGCGGGCCCCGCAGGGCGTGAAGGGCACGCCCTGGGCCTGGCACGCCTGGAAGACGGCCGACACCTGCGCGGTGGTTTCGGGGAAGGCGATGATGTCGGGGGGGTAGGTGCCGCTGTCGGACTCGTCCCGGGCATAGCGCTGGCGCGTCTCGTCGTCGCGGCGAAGCTGTTCCGAGGAGAGCACCTGCCCCAGCGCGGCCCACACGGCCTCCAGCCGTCCAGGCTCCACGCGGGGGAAGGTCTTCTCGGACGGCATCGTCATTTCAGCGCTCCCAGGCGGGCCCACAGCTCCCGGCGCAGCGAGCCCTCCTTGCGCAAGCGGCCCTCATAGGCTTCGACGTGCGTGACGGCATCGCGTTGCTCGCCGCCCCGGAGGCGCATGCAGGCCTGCTTCGCCTCCAGGATGCAGGCGGTGGCGGGGCTGCCCAGCACCCGGGCCATGGAGCCCGCCACACACCGCGCCAGATCCTCCTGGAGGATGAGGCGGTGCGCGAAGCAGTTCAGCAGCGAGCCCAGGCGCCCGAAGCCCACCACGTGCTTGCCCGGGACGTAGGCCAGGTGGGCCCGGCCCTCATAGGGCAGCAGGTGGTGGGGGCACATGGAGTGGAAGCGCAGGTCCGTCACCACCACCATCTCGCCGGCGGACGTGGGGGGCGCGGGGTACATCGCCCCGATCGCCTCCTCGGGGGTGAGGGCATAGCCGTCCAGGAACTCGGTCATCCACACCTCGGCGACGCGCGTGGGCGTGCGCTGGAGGTTGAGGTCCGTCTCCAGGGGCAGGCCCGCGGCGCGCAGGAAGTCCTTCACCGCCTGGGCCATGGCGGCGGCGTCCGGACGGGCCCGGGGGGCTTCACGGGGAGGGCGGCGAGGGGCTCGGGGGGTTCCCACGGATGAGACTCCTTAGAGGGCAAGCGTCAGCGGACGGGCCAGGTCCGGAGGGACCTCCGGTACGGACGAGCAGGCTCCCGAGCGTATAATCGAAGGCCCCGGCATGCAGGGGGACAATGCAGGGGAAGACTCGGGAGGGTGGGCCCGGAGGCCCCTGCCTTGACACGTCCGGGGTACACCGTTAGAGCACCCGGGCGGTACGCCCTGCGCATGTCCACCCGAGCCTCCAGCCTTCGACGCTCCACCGCGACGGTGCTCGCCGTGCTGTGGTTGTTGCCGCTGCTGAGCGCGCTCGGGCACTCCGAGGAGCACGCGCACCGCTTCTGCGCGGAGCACCAGGCCTTCGAGGAGACGGTGCGCGGCATGGGACAGAGGGTGTCCCAGTTCGCCACGCACACGCCGGTGCTCTCCGCCTCCCGGCTGAACGAGGGGCTGGATGCCTCGCGGCTCACCCACGAGGCGTGCCCGGTGCTGACGGCCGGCATGGGCCAGGAGCTGCTGCCGCCCGAGGCGGTGTGGGCCCTCACGGCCTGCCTCAGCGTGAGCCTCCCGGCCACCGCGCCCCCGCAGCCCATCGTCTCGCTCCCCATCCTCGCCCTCGCGCCCAAGTCATCGCCACCGGCACGCGCCTAGCGTCCCGAAGCGGTTGACCGTGGTGGGCGCCCGTGACCGGGTGCCTGATTCCGAGGAGTCCGAAGGTGTCCCCTTCTTCACGCCGGATCTCCGGCATGGCTGTTCTCGTTGTCTGCGCGCTCTTTTTTCCCGTCCTTCCGGCGGCGGCACAGTCCTCCCCTTCCGAACAGCCCGCGAGCGGCGCCGGGCTGAGCCCGGAAGAGCTGGCGGAGATCGAAGCCGCCGTGGGCAAGGACCAGGCCGCCCCGGCCCCGGATGCGCCCTCCGGAGCCTCCCCGGGCGTCAACGCACCGCTGCCCGTGCCCCGGGCCCTGTCCAACCCGTGGCTCGACATGAGCTTCATCCTGGATGTGGCGCTCGCGGGCTTCACCGACAAGGAGCCCCTCCAGGGCGGCGGGCATGACCCGTCCACCAATGGGTTCACCCTGCAGCAGCTGGAGCTGTCCATCGGCAGCGTGGTGGACCCGTACTTCCGCTTCAACGGCAACATCGTCTTCAGCCAGTTCGGGGTGGAGATCGAAGAGGCCTACGCCACCACGCTGGACTTGCCCGCCAGCCTCCAGGTGCGCGCCGGCCAGTTCCTCACCCGCTTCGGCCGGATCAACAACACCCACCCCCACTCGTGGGACTTCGTGGATCAGCCCTTCGTGTTCAGCCGCGTCTTCGGCGGCGAGGGCAACCGCGGGCTGGGGCTGGAGCTCTCGTGGCTGGCCCCCCTGCCCTGGTACGTGGAAGTGCTGGGCTCGGTCACCGATGCCAACGGCGCCGCCACCGCGCGCAGCTTCTTCGGCGCCACCCAGAGCCGCGTGGTGTCCCCGTTCGACTTCCAGTTCACCAGCGCGCTGAAGCAGTTCTTCCCCGTCTCGGAGGCGCTGTCCGTGCTGTGGGGCCTGTCGGCGGTGACGGGCCCCAACGCCACGGGCCACCGCAACCGCAGCGATGTCTTCGGCACGGACCTCTATGTGAAGTACCGCGACGTGCAGGGCAACGATCCCACCGTGCTCGCCTTGCAGGCCGAGGTGCTCTACCGGCGCCGGCAGGTGCCCGAGGACCTGCTCGGGGACTGGGGCGGCTATGCCCAGCTCCACTGGCGCTTCGCCCAGCGGTGGGCCACGAACGCGCGCTACGAATTCGGCACGGCCGCGCGCGGGCAGGACGGACAGGTGGCCGCCGACCCGCTGGATCCCGAGTGGGATGCCACGCGCCAGCGCATCTCCGCCAACCTCACCTTCTGGCCCACCGAGTTCTCCCGGCTGCGCCTGCAGGCGGCCACCGACCGCGCCGGCTGGCGCGATGAGCCCGGCTACTCCGCCTTTCTCGCCTTCGAAGTGGTGATGGGCACCCACGGCGCCCACGCCTTCTGACCCCTTTTGTCCCGGAGCCTTCCGATGAGACACCTCTTCACGGCCCTGAGTGCCGCCCTCCTCTGCCTGCTGTCCCTGCCGGCCCACGCCGCCCTCAACGTCGTCACCTCCGTGCCGGACCTGGCCGCGCTGGCCAAGGCCGTCGGCGGGGACAAGGTCAACGTCACCGCGCTGGCATCCCCCTCGCAGGACCCTCACTTCGTGGACGCCCGGCCCAACCTCGCCCTGGCGCTCAACCGCGCGGACCTGCTCATCACCGTGGGGCTGGAGCTGGAGGTGGGCTGGCTGCCCACGCTGCAGATCGGCGCCCGCAACGCGAAGATCCAGACCGGCAACCCCGGCTACCTGGATGCCTCGCAGCTCGTGAGCCTGCTCGAGGTGCCCACCGTCAAGGTCGAGCGCAGCCAGGGCGATGTCCACCCGGGCGGCAACCCGCACTACCTCTATGATCCGCGGGCCGCCCTGGCCGTGGCCCAGGGCATCGCGGCGCGCCTGGCGCAGCTCGACTCGAAGAACGCGGCCACCTACCAGGCCAACCTCCAGACGTTCACCACCGCGCTGGAGAAGGCCCGCGCGGACTGGGAGAAGCGCCTGGCCGGGCTGCGCGGCGCGCCGGTCATCTCGTACCACCGCACGACGGCCTATCTGTCCGGCTGGCTGGGCTTCACGCAGCTCGCCTTCCTCGAGCCCAAGCCGGGCATCCCGCCCAACCCCTCCCACGTGGCCCAGGTGCTGACCGAGGGCCGCGCGCGGAAGGCGCGCTTCCTGTTCCAGGAGGACTACTACCCGGACACCACCGCCCGGCTCGTGGCGTCCAAGCTCCCCGCGCCCCTGGTCATCATCCCGGGCGGCACGAACTTCCGGGGCGGCGAGACGTACCTCCAGCGCATGGAGGAGCTGGTGAAGCGGCTCGAGCAGGGCCTCGCGGGCAAGGGGACCTGAGCCATGCGCCTGCACCTGCTCCTGCCCCTGTTCCTGCTGGGTGGCTGCGCCTGGGAGGCCGGTGAGGGCTTCGCCATGCTGGAGCCCACCGTGCGCGCCGCCTATGCCCCCGAGCCCTCCCGGCTCACGCCAGAGGGGTACCGGCGGCTCAGCTCCGACTACCAGGTGCGCCTCACCACCGCGACGATGCGGCTGGAGCGCATCGAGCTGACGGCCCAGTCCGGTGGAGGCGGGGGCGGCGCCTTTGATCCCGCGAACCCACCCCCGGGCTACAGCCTGTGCCACAACGGCCACTGCCACCGCGATGATGGCGCCCTCATCGACTACGAGGACATCGCCGCGGAGCTGGGCGGCGGGGGCACCTCCCCCCAGACCGTGGCCACCCTGCCCGTGGGAGAGGTGGACCTGCTCGCCCCGGAGACGCGCCAGGTGACGTGCAGCCCGGCCTGTGAGCTGCCCAGTGGCGCGGTGTCGCGGGGCCAGTGGGCGGTGACCGCCCTGACGCTGGAGGGCCTCGCGCGGGATGGGCGGGACACCCCGCGCTTCGTCGGCGAGAAGCCCTTCCGCCTGGAGCTGGCTCCTGGCGGGGACCCCGTCGAGCCGCTCGCGGTGCTCCGCGGGGACCTGGACATTCCCGCGGACCGGGAGCACGCGCCGCGCGTCCGGCTGGCGCTCCAGCTGGAGATGACGTCCCGCGTCTTCGACAGCGTGGACTGGGCGCTTCCGCAGCCGGAGGGCACCGGCACCGTGGACCTCAACGCGGCGGCCAACGCCCCGGCGCGAGAGGCCATCCTGAAGGGCGTGACGGAGCTGACCCCCACGGCGGAGGTGACGCGTGAAGACCGGTGACTCCACCCTCCCCCACGAGGCCGCCGCCGCCACGGTGC
This region includes:
- a CDS encoding sensor histidine kinase; the encoded protein is MGQRVRGREDGARQPPGLVLIPRQGAPRLLGRLLLEHLELDELPPFIGSAADLLTLAGFRPCPGVTDCWEREGRTLGVTEEFLEDGTRWICTWPLASTEERMTPEARHDRVRYLSLASHDLRGALANVRSYAALLLGGRIVLEPKVQRGLETILRNADRALMFSQDFFDASRADLNSLAFEQEPQALEPLLAAAVERHQAAARTAGVTLELEGPLALPQLNIDGGRIQHAVEAFVLYQLGRSHAGERIFVRAVPGRAGIRVEVQREGLPLSEEEAGLVFQREERAFREKKLEDALRIHLALQEVEVHGGRVGVETDTASTTLYLSLPGSLSQELGGTAALHP
- a CDS encoding twin-arginine translocase TatA/TatE family subunit produces the protein MGLKMSEILLIMGVLLLLFGASRLPQLGSSLGSAIRNFKRGFGGEGESAADEKKPQTGTLASSSTVEPGTSAKSPSHPG
- a CDS encoding AMP-dependent synthetase/ligase, whose protein sequence is MRAESQMHSPVSGGGEQHLVELLLQQAKNPSKVAVSHKKDGRWQEVTWGEVLQQVKELSAGLLAQGVKPGDRVALFANTTLQWVVSDLAISAARAITVPIYGSNTPDECRYILNHSETSVLLVDNDERDSKQIGRLSRIRQRLADCPTVRKVIVFEGPVSGDREVPLSEVMAQGKAAEAAQPDAFEERSRQVAVDDAWGFIYTSGTTGEPKGVILTHGNWAYEARTAQAIGLMEPQDSVMLFLPLAHVFAQVVKAAWLRMSFRLIFAESVDKLLPNLVETRPSVLPSVPRVFEKVYNNVVSNGSSAPGLKGKMFRWAFRLFDEYADARLQGREYSSLQFSLARKLVFSKVRGTLDEKLGGNMRLFISGGAPLSGKIAYFFDLLGFKVLEGYGLTETSAPCNVNLPTRIKIGTVGPALPGTELKIAPDGEILVRGPCVMKGYYKNPTATAEALEADGWFHTGDIGELDADRYLRITDRKKDIIVTAGGKNVAPQNIENTLKTFPLISQSMVYGDQRPFLVVLVTVAEEAARKLLLDKGVQASSYAELGKRPEIRAAVQEILNKINSDQPPYSTLKKFEIMDADFTQESGELTPTLKVKRKFCSQKYAAIIGKLYEGGKGGD
- a CDS encoding sigma-70 family RNA polymerase sigma factor, encoding MANTTKYAAEGLSHYLRHLGGHHQLTREQEYELARAARKGDESARQTLATSNLAFVVAVAKKFANRGARLDDLIQEGNVGLMKAIEHFDPKKNVRFATYAVWWIRAYITRYLKDNRSQVRGGESERGSMVDFSLDASIDEEGETTFMDRLEDGGPSPSDVYLAREQDQEVHEALVKVRKRIGDLGWDILQERLTQDKPLTLEELGQRWGVSRERVRQVELKTKSFLERYLVAFNQDEENVSADAA
- a CDS encoding FAD-binding oxidoreductase — encoded protein: MTMPSEKTFPRVEPGRLEAVWAALGQVLSSEQLRRDDETRQRYARDESDSGTYPPDIIAFPETTAQVSAVFQACQAQGVPFTPCGARSGKSGGALSLRGGVMVSLERMNRIRSVSAEDLTAVVEPGVITGDLMRAADAVGLFYPPDPNSWEFCTLGGNVAENAGGPRALKYGVTRDYVLGLEWVLPDGEVLRVGRRTIKGVAGYDLVGLFVGSEGTLGVATEITLQLIPRPRHVLTALVIFDSVVRAAHAVSAVLASGVLPRTLELIDEVALQAVAGKGYPFPPGAGSAVIVEVDGSTEEGLLAELAQVGEVCTRMGATETLVAQNEAQREKLWAARRLVSPGLRGLKPHKISEDIVVPRSRIPDLIQQLKALGDRLGLLVATYGHAGDGNLHANILYEGPHQRPLVEEAIQQMLKLTVELGGTITGEHGVGHAKRDYLALEQAGPVIALQRRLKTFFDPSGLLNPEKIFPAPDCF
- the folE gene encoding GTP cyclohydrolase I, with protein sequence MAQAVKDFLRAAGLPLETDLNLQRTPTRVAEVWMTEFLDGYALTPEEAIGAMYPAPPTSAGEMVVVTDLRFHSMCPHHLLPYEGRAHLAYVPGKHVVGFGRLGSLLNCFAHRLILQEDLARCVAGSMARVLGSPATACILEAKQACMRLRGGEQRDAVTHVEAYEGRLRKEGSLRRELWARLGALK
- a CDS encoding zinc-regulated TonB-dependent outer membrane receptor, with amino-acid sequence MSPSSRRISGMAVLVVCALFFPVLPAAAQSSPSEQPASGAGLSPEELAEIEAAVGKDQAAPAPDAPSGASPGVNAPLPVPRALSNPWLDMSFILDVALAGFTDKEPLQGGGHDPSTNGFTLQQLELSIGSVVDPYFRFNGNIVFSQFGVEIEEAYATTLDLPASLQVRAGQFLTRFGRINNTHPHSWDFVDQPFVFSRVFGGEGNRGLGLELSWLAPLPWYVEVLGSVTDANGAATARSFFGATQSRVVSPFDFQFTSALKQFFPVSEALSVLWGLSAVTGPNATGHRNRSDVFGTDLYVKYRDVQGNDPTVLALQAEVLYRRRQVPEDLLGDWGGYAQLHWRFAQRWATNARYEFGTAARGQDGQVAADPLDPEWDATRQRISANLTFWPTEFSRLRLQAATDRAGWRDEPGYSAFLAFEVVMGTHGAHAF
- a CDS encoding metal ABC transporter substrate-binding protein, with the protein product MRHLFTALSAALLCLLSLPAHAALNVVTSVPDLAALAKAVGGDKVNVTALASPSQDPHFVDARPNLALALNRADLLITVGLELEVGWLPTLQIGARNAKIQTGNPGYLDASQLVSLLEVPTVKVERSQGDVHPGGNPHYLYDPRAALAVAQGIAARLAQLDSKNAATYQANLQTFTTALEKARADWEKRLAGLRGAPVISYHRTTAYLSGWLGFTQLAFLEPKPGIPPNPSHVAQVLTEGRARKARFLFQEDYYPDTTARLVASKLPAPLVIIPGGTNFRGGETYLQRMEELVKRLEQGLAGKGT